A region of the Vibrio sp. YMD68 genome:
AAAACCTAAAACCATTTGTCAAAAGCATCGATTCGATTAAGAATTCAGAATTCCCAACACTGAATAAATTGAACTAGAAACCATACTAGAAATCATAGAGGCTGAGCTTCGCAGCGATATGCCCATGTTATGGTGAATAAAACATCAAATGAACCAAAACCGCGTAATTTAATCTGGGTTACGCTATCGTTTTGGTTCATTTTCATTATGATGAAGACAAGAATTTTATAGCGTTATGGAAACTACGTTAATGACTCAAACAACCATCCTTCTACTGTGTGGCGGAGGCTCTTCTGAACATGAAGTGTCTTTAGTCTCGGCCAACTATCTGCAGCAGCAGCTATCTTTGACTCCAAACTTTGATGTGGTGCGCGTAGAAATACGTCAAGACGGTTGGTTTAATGAATCAGATAAACTCGTTTCTCTTGATACCAATACCGCTACGTTGAACAGTGAAGACAAAAATCTTCATATTGATTTTGTAATTCCTTGTATCCATGGTTTTCCAGGGGAAACAGGAGACATTCAATCGATGCTCGAGCTAGCTGAAATCCCATACCTCGGATGTGGACCAGAAGCGAGTACCAATAGCTTTAACAAGATTACCTCAAAGCTGTGGTATGACGCGCTTGGCATCAAAAATACACCTTATTTATTCTTGTCAGAGAATGATTCACACTCTTTAGAAAAAGCAGAGCAAGCACTAAGAGAATGGGGCAGTATTTTTATTAAAGCCGCTAGACAAGGCTCTTCTGTGGGATGTTACAAGGTAACTGAATCATCACAGCTTCAAGAGGCTATCGATGCCGCTTTCGGATATTCTGATCAAGTATTAGTAGAAAAAGCAGTAAAGCCAAGAGAACTTGAGGTCGCCGCTTACGAGTATGATGGCCAGCTATTCTTATCTCAGCCGGGTGAAGTTATCGCACCTTCCGATGCTTTTTATACCTATGAAGAAAAATACAGTGCAGACAGCCATTCTATTACCGAAATAGTCGCTGGTAACCTCACACAAACTCAGTTGAGCGCAATAGAAGTCAGTGCGAGAAAAGTCTTTACTCAAATGCGATTACGCCATTTATCTCGAATTGATTTTTTCTTAACTGAAGATGGTCACATTTATTTAAATGAGGTAAATACCTTCCCTGGAATGACGCCCATTTCTATGTTTCCTAAGATGCTAGCGAACAACGGTCACCAATTTCATAAGTTCCTCGAAAACTGCGTGAACACTTCTCTTGGGCAAGCTACTCCCAAGGCTTAATGATCTTATAAACTCGCTTTTCATCCTCTGCTGTTTGCTTTAGACCCATGTATTGATAAGGCATAGCAGGGGACAACCAACGACCAAACTCTTGAATGTCTTTGGCTTTTTTACCACGACTGGCCAAATGCTGAGCGGCTCCGACACGAGTTGATTGCCCTGAAAATTTAACGGAAAGATTTAACAGGTCACTCGCTGAGGCTAATACTCTGTAAATCGAAGAGTCATCCATTTGAGCACTGCTTACGTTACCATGTCGATCTATCGCACGAAACAAACAGAGATCCGGGTTATCACCTGCGACCGACAGCCACAATTTCAAAATGGAAGAACACCGGTGGCTAAGCTCATAACTGTGATCTTTGATTGATACAAGATAGTGATTTTCACATTCGGTGAGATCAGAAAAAGACAAGGATTTTAGATCCGAACGCTTTAAGGCACATTCAAACATCACGTAATAGATGGCTAGATCACGAACACTTTTAGGGCTCGGTGTTTCCGTCAATATTCTATCGAGTTCTTTAATGTGATTCAGGGTTAAGCCTTGTGCTTGCTTTGCATCCCCGAATTTTTCCATTCGATAACTCGCCAGTAATTGCCGAATCAAGCTATTAGAAACAGGGTCTGTATCATAGAGTAGCCGATGAACCAAAGATAGGGTGACCGCGTAACGTTTCAAGGTGGAAAACTTACGCTTTTTCGCCTCCCGCTCAATAAATAAGCGAACAACAGTGACAGAAGCGGGGAGTGAACTGACTTGCTTGATTTGACAGAATTCAGAGAAAAGATTCCAATCTTTGACCATCGCAAGTAAAGAGTTTCGAGAGTATACCCCATGGGTCAACATATCGAATTCCTCTAAGGTAACTTGAGACCCAAAAGTTGACCGCCAATCATTTAGTCGCCGTTTATCAGTAACCTGTGGGATCTTTTTTTGCATATCAGACACAGTAAATGAGAGATAATCGATAAATATACTTGATAAGCGAGCAGATACAATTATTATTTAAATAACTATCATAATAAGAATATTCGTTTATGGCTGTCACAATTTATAAAGGTTTTAACTTAAAGTCTGCCGATAACACCAGCGATATTTGGCAAGCTAAAATTAAGAACCACGTTTTGTCCGGTAGCTTAGCTGCGGTGAAGAAGAGTATCGATTGGTTTTGCGATACCGCTACAATAATCGATCCAAAAGAGTTCACTTCCGTTGGGCGAAAGCGTGAATCATCAGGCTCACCGCAAGCAGAAAACTTTAATGGCTATGCATTAAAAAACGATACGGGTGAGGCTAACGCCTGGTATTGTTTTTTCAACGGCAGACTCATTAAAGGCTCGAAAATTGCGATACAAAAGCATATTGAAGCGTATATAATTGCGAAACAAAAAGCCGAGCAACAGAGAAAATAGTCATTATGAGTCTAGTGTATTCAACCGACGTCGGACGTATCAAACCAGAAGAACAAGTTGTAGAAAGACCTAAAGGTGATGGTATTGTGCGCATTCAGCGACAAACCAAAGGTCGTAAAGGCAAAGGGGTTTGTATTGTTTCAGGGTTAGATCTAGCCGATGCCCAACTAAAGTTAGTTGCAGCCGAACTTAAAAAAGTATGCGGCTGCGGTGGCTCTGTTAAAGACGGAACCATTGAGATTCAAGGCGACGCTCGAGACAAGATTAAAGCTCATCTTGAAAAAAAAGGCCACACGGTAAAATTGGCCGGCGGCTAGAAAAGACAGCTTAAAGATAATAGCTGGCTTACATCGATAGATTGTATGCTAGCTATTATCTATTTTATGGTAAATAAGCGTTATGTTTAATGCCTCAATAGAGTAATGAGAGAGTCGGGTATAAGTATTGAACGAGCCCTATAGGCCTACATAAATAATTTAACATAAGATAGATAATACGCACCGAAAGTATCAGAGCAATTTAGTAATGTCCGGTTTGAGCCAACTGAAAATGTCCTCCTAAGCTTACCTATATTGGTCTGCTTAGGAGTTATCCGGATGCTTATTACTATGAGTGAAAAAGATATTCATCGATTCAAGGTGCTTACTGACGTACGTGAAAAACGACTACGCCAAGTTGATGCTGCTATCATTTTGAATCTGTCTGCGCGTCATATCCGACGTTTGGTGAACAAACTTGTCTCTCTGGCGCTCAAAGTCTTACACACGCAGCGCGTGGACGCCCCAGTAATCGACGCTACTCAGAACATTTCAGAATTGAAATACTGAAACGTATTCGTGAGCATTACTCTGACTTCTCACCAACGTTCGCTCTGGAAAAACTGACTGAACTACATAATCTATCCGTCTCTAAAGAAACACTCCGTCAATGGATGATCGCCGACGGACTGTGGCTTCCACATTCACAACGCAAACCTCGGGCCTATCAGCCTCGTTACCGCCGTGATTGCTTGGGTGAACTTATCCAAATTGACGGCTCCCATCATGGCAGGTTTGAAGGTTCACACTTCACCAATCAGTGACGGCGTAACTATACTTATAGCTAACCACCGTTATTCTAGGCTCTTTTTGACTGCATTCTGTTACGGTGTCTAGTTGAAGAATATAAAGCTAGTGCATTCATTCTTCACGTCGTGCCATTAATAAACAAACGCCTTACTTTTATTTCGACCACATAGACAGCACATAAATCTAACCCAAGACATTGAATAGTATAGATAATAATAAATTGCCATCACGAGATACTCCCGATTTCATGTTATATCAAATGTGTGATATCTATATATTCCGGTTAAAGTCATACGAGTCGCGGTATCTTGAATCTAAAATATTTAGTTATAGTGCACCAAGATATAAAGCATTAGGAAATCCCTATTGCTTTTCGCTGTGCTCTTTTCTAATTTGCTCAGCGACCAACTTTATCGCTTGTCCGGTACTCATACCTGTCTGCATCAGTTCTTGGATTTTCTCTACAGCCTTTTGCTGCTCTTCGTGGGTTAATGAAAGATCGTCAAACATAAAAAAGCTCCTCTATAATGAGGAGCTGACTATATACGTTAATGATGACTAGAGATAGCGATATTAGTAGCTACCAAGGAAGTTTAAGTAAACACCCATAGAATTTTCATTGGTATAGCTTGCACCGATGTCCATTTGAAATAAGTTGAGTGGGGATATACCGATACCAGCCGTCACCGTGTCGTCACTATCCTCATACGCAAGGTTACGCTTGTACCCTGCCCTGAGTTTTAATTGACGCATAATATCAATCTCGCCCCCTACCCTTAACCACTGAGTATTATCGTCGAATCCGGTGAAACGTTCGTCTTCGTTCAAATCATAATCAACACTGATGGTAGCGTAATCGCCAACAAGCCCCGCGCCAACGGTGTACTGAGGTCGTAATTGATACGCATAGCTCAATGTTTCCGCAGGCCTAACTTGTGTCGGATCTATTTGAGATGTAATCGCGCTCTTTGTTAGCTCTTTGGTCTGAATATCTCTTGATACTAGATTGGTTGCTGTAAAACCTATTCTAAGAGGTCCATGGAACCAAAGAAAACCGGCATCCATGTTAAACATGGTTTCGCTGGTACCATTATCTGCGATATCCGTAATATCGTAGTTGTCCAGATCGGCTGAATAAACGTAAGTATAGATTCTCTGTAATTTGGGGCTAATACCGAATGCAATGTGCTGGCCTAAAAACGTTTGATACTTGGCAAGAGAGATGCCAACTTCTGCAACGCCTATTCCTACTGCGTTGACAGAACTTAGCTCAGCATTAATTGCCGTGTTGATATCAGCTTGCGGTAGTGCAGAATTAGCTTCAGTATATATATCAGGCGAAGCAAAAGACTCGGTATAAGCTTTTGCAAAGACATTAGCAGCGATGTATTGATTAGGAATAGCAAAAGCAACAACGCCACCCAGCTCTAACTTAGCTTGGTCTCCGTTCAAACTATCAAGACTTGACTGAAGATTAGCAATATTAGAGTAATCACCTGAACTCGCTTCGTTGATAAGCCCAGCGACCAGATCAAGATCATCAACCATGTTGTCTTCGTCACTGTAAGATAAGCCTATGCTTGGAATGAGCATTCCAACGTCATCGTTTCTGCGATAGATTGCTGTTAATGCAGGGTTATAAAATGGAGCGGTGAGAAAGTTTGCCGAAACAACCCCTACGCCACCCATCGCATCACCACGGGCTTCAATTGCATAATTAGCAGCACTCGCAGAGGCACTGGCAAGAGCGATAGACAAAGTCAAAAATCTAAGATTATTTTTCATAATATTATAAACTGTTATTCCCTTAGGGTTTATAACGACTTATTGTCTATGAACTTTAACTATTCCTCTACAGAAACATCATATGTTTTACTGATTATTTGAGATTGTTCGATTAATACAGGGCCTTGCCACCTTTGATTCGTCATCGATACAGCCAATACATATCTTTCTGGTTCGATGCTTCTAGGTTCAAATGACGTCGGAAAGTCAGATTCATAGCTTCGACTCCAAACTTCATTATAGCTTCCATCAACATAATCGTAGAGAGCCACCGTCAACTCAGGAAGCGGACAGTTTTCATTGAGCAACGCATTTTTCTCTATGCTCCATTGATCTTTAGATTGCCACCTTACGACTTGTTTCGCTTTAGTGTGAACAAAGACGATCCATGAACTCCAGGTTTCCTGATCGACGGCGGTCACATCCAGTCGATAGAGTCCTGGTGGAATTCGGCTATTGAGGTTGTAACGTTTTTGGTAGACCGTTTTTTTATCAGAGTTAGATTCTATGGACGCAAATTCACTATCTGTTGAGATGGGTTTATCTACCCAACGGTTAAATACGATATTCTCTATTTCTTTCTTTGATTCAATAGAGACCGTGACATTGTACATGTCTCGACCTGGGCTCTGAATATTGGTTCTACGTACCGATGCAGATGCTAACCACTCGGGTAGACGTTTATTATCGAGCCCTTTACCACAATCAACGTCAAGTGAGTGGATAAGCAGCCGATTCAAATGTTCTTCAATAGAGGTACTTGAATTCTGTTGATGAACCTTAACGATTGAACCAAACATGGAATCGAGATCATCTTCTAGCAAATACTGATGCGCTTGAGTTAACGAGGTATTCTCCTCAAACCACCCCACATCGTTCGCCGCCAGAGGAAAGCAAACAACCAATAAAGCAACAAACGGTAAAGGCTTCATCACGCTTTCATCTTGTAGCCAACACCACGTAGGGTTTCGATTTCTAACCCTGATAGCTTTTGACGAAGTTGCAGCACGTGCGTATCAACGGTTCTTGTTGTAGGAAAGTGGTTGTAACCCCAAACATGATCGAGTAGCTCATCTCTTGTAAATACTCGACCTAGGTTGCTTGCTAAGAAAAGTAACAGATCGAATTCGGTACGAGTTAAGGTAATGGATTCGCCATGATAAAAAACTTCGCGCGTTGCTTTATCGATCGTTAAATTCGGCGTGGTGACTTTTGAATCATCAACCTCTTCTGATTCAGGCAGCCTAAGTTGGGCACGAATACGAGCAAACAACTCTGCTTCTGCAAATGGTTTGGTGAGGTAATCGTTAGCCCCCGAATCCAAACCTGCAACTTTATCTTTGATCGTCACAAGTGCGGTTAATAATATGACAGGTACATCTTTAAGCTTCTTCCAGCTCTGAAGGTGCTCTACGGAATCACCATCGGGCAATTGGCGATCTAAAATGACGAGATCGACCTTTTCCCAGTGCTGTGCCACGCTAGCAATTGTCTCTGCATGTAAACATTCATATCCTGCTTGCTCAAGGCTTACTAATAAACCGTCAGCTAAGTTCTTATCATCTTCAACGAGTAGCAGTGTCTGTTTCACAGGGGATCTCCAAAATAAAAGTAGTAGGTGGCCCAACGAGTGTCATCTTTCCACCCATTCGACTGACCATAGATTCAACAATTGTGAGGCCCAATCCCAGGCCTGACTTGCTTACAAACGGTTTTCTTAAGCTACGCCAATCTCGGTGTGAAAGTTCACCTTGATCAATCACTTTGATCGTTAGACGATCCGCAGCAGTCGTCACATCAATCAGTATTGGGGCGACTCCATATTTAAGTGCGTTACGTATTAAATTATCAATGCAGTTACTTAGCCAGTAAACATTCAGTTTCGCGGCGATATCTTTATTGATAGCGAATTGAATCTCGCCTTTAAATTCGTCCGCTACTTTATACTCTAACCATTCTGAAACAGATGGTACCCATTCTGTGTTCAGGGGTTTGTTATCGGATTGTAAATAATCTTTACTTGCTTCGGCTAATTGCCGTAATCTTCGCGAATCTTCACATAATCGTCTAAATTCATCGTATACACTTTCCGGCAAATGCTCAAATTCTCGCCTAAACCCTTCCACTGTGAGTGACAAGCTCGCGATAGGAGTCCTCAGTTCGTGGGTCAGTATCTGAAGAACTAACATCCGGCTTTTCATTTCTTGTCGTTTGGAATTCCAGCGATAAGCCGACCACCCGGCAACGAGCAAGATATTCGCAAAAACCAGGGCTATCATTGAAATACGGAGGATATCGGAATGATCTTCGATATCCCAACACATATTCCCCCGCTGCACAAAACATGTGGAACTTTCACTCGACAGCGCAAAACTTAGTTCAGCTTTACTGACATTCGATTGCCAATGATTGGCACCAAAAATGTAGTATATGTCTCCCTGTTTTAGCCACAGTTCATCTTTCTCGATAAACATTTTTGCACCACTGATCAATGCGGTAATGCTGCCTTGATTCATCCGTTGTAATCGGCCCAATAGAGTATTTGGGGGAGACAATGGCCTTTCTTGAATGTGCATGAACATTTCTAAAAGCTGTTTGGTTTCAGGGTATTTTGCAACCCAGCGATACGCGTAAGAACCGCCACCTGGGTGGATAAGACCGCTACGAGCAAACCAACGGACTGAAAGATTGGTTTCTTTGCATATTGCTCTTGTGAATACTAGCGGTTCGGTGATAAGTGGGCTAAGAGGTAGTTTACCCGTACACGATTGAGATAATCGATACAGTCGCTGAATATCTTGCAGTGGATATTCTGCCGTTCTGGGAAGTAAGGAATCTGGCGTGATTAGCTTTGTCGGATACTCCGCCTGAATAACTCGGATATCATAAGAAGTTATGGCATCTTCGAAGTTAAAGTAACTGATGAAGTTATCAATTCTCTCAGGTAATGAATTGGCAAGTACATTAGTCGACGTAAATGCTGAAATGAGAACCAAGAATTGGAATGCGCGTTTAATCAAATTAGATAATCGAAAGTATTTACGTTTAAGAACTATAAAACATTCTTACATAAATATACATATCGATTGTAATATCAACGTCAAGAATGAAAACAAAAAGCCAGCTTAATGGGTTCACCTCATTAGAGCTGGCTTTATGATTAAAACATCAAAATACTATAATGCTTTAGAAATCGCATCCACGCTTTCTTTTGCATCTCCGAATAACATTTGAGTGTTTTCTTTAAAGAACAATGGGTTTTGTACGCCAGCATAGCCAGGGTTCATCGAACGTTTAAATACAATCACATTCTGTGCATTCCATACTTCAAGTACTGGCATCCCCGCGATTGGGCTCGATGGATCATCGAGCGCCGCTGGGTTTACTGTGTCGTTTGCGCCTATCACAAGAACCGTATCCGTTGAGCTCAAATCATCGTTGATTTCGTCCATTTCAAGCACGATATCATAAGGCACTTTTGCTTCAGCCAGTAGTACGTTCATGTGACCCGGTAAACGACCTGCAACAGGGTGAATAGCAAAACGTACATTTACGCCTAGAGCGCGTAGCTTTTCTGTTATTTCATACACAGGGTACTGAGCCTGGGCAACCGCCATTCCGTAACCTGGAGTGATAACCACAGAAGAAGAGTTTTTCAGCATATCAGCCACGTCTTCAGCGTTAATTTCACGGTGCTCACCGTAATCTTCATCGCTGTTACTTGAGCTGACTTCTTGCCCAAAACCACCCGCAATTACACTGATAAACGATCGGTTCATTGCTTTACACATGATGTAAGACAGAATCGCACCTGACGAGCCGACCAATGCACCAGTCACAATAAGAAGATCGTTGGCTAGCATGAAACCTGCTGCTGCTGCTGCCCAACCTGAATATGAATTCAGCATTGAAACAACAACCGGCATGTCTGCTCCACCAATGGATGCGACTAAATGACAACCAAAAGCGAACGCAATCAATGTCATCAGAAGCAATGCAAACATACTTCCATCAGCTTTCACGAAGTAAATCATAAGCAGTAAAGACGCGACGATAGCAACTAAGTTTAGTTTGTGCTTGTGTGGAAGATTCAGTGCCGAAGAATCAATGATGCCGCGTAATTTCCCGAACGCTACCAATGAACCGGTAAAAGTAACAGCACCGATAAACACACCGAGGAAAACTTCAACTAAGTGGATAACATGCTCGGCATGAATATCAGCCGGGTCGATTGAAATAACGGCTGGCGGATCAATGTAGCTGTTAAAACCAACCAATACTGCTGCCATACCAACAAAGCTGTGCAGTATCGCGACGAGCTCTGGCATTTCAGTCATTTCAACTTTCTTGGCGTAATGAATACCGATAGCGCCACCGATAACCATAGCGAGAAGTATCCAAGCAAGCCCTTCTGTATTTGGACCAAAAATAGTGGCAACCAACGCAATTGCCATACCGGTAATACCGTAGTAGTTACCTGCACGAGCCGATTCTTGCTTGGAAAGACCAGCAAGGCTCATGATGAAAAAGATTGCAGCAACAATATAAGCCGCTTGTACTAATCCTGCAGACATTTGTTACTCCCTTTAGTCTTTACGAAACATTTCAAGCATACGTTTAGTAACGGTAAAGCCACCAAAAATATTGATACTTGCAATGAGTACGGCGATAAACGATAAGAAAGTTACAACGCCACTTCCTTGACCAATTTGTAATAACGCACCAACGACGATGATGCCTGAGATCGCATTTGTGACTGACATTAACGGCGTATGTAGAGAATGAGAAACATTCCATACAACGTAGTATCCGACAATACATGCAAGAATGAAGACGGTGAAATGCGCAAGGAAAGCAGCAGGGGCAACAGAAGCGACCCAACCAAAAGCCGCAAGACCGATACCTAATCCAATCACCTTCTTAATTGGTGACGTCGGTTCTTCGACTTTCGCTTCCGACTTAACTGTCTCTTTTTGTTTTACTTGAGGCTGAGCTGAAACTTGAATAGGCGGTGCAGGCCAAGTCACTTCGCCTTCTTTAATGACGGTAACGCCACGGAGGACAACATCTTCAAAATCTATGTTGATGGTACCGTCTTTTTCTTTACACAACAGTTTCAGTAAGTTGACGATGTTCGTCGCGTACAGCTGAGAAGATTGTGTCGGCAAGCGGCCTACCATATCGGTATAACCTACAACCTTAACACCGTTAGCTGTTGTTACGACTTGATCGGCAACGGTGTACTCACAGTTCCCACCATTAGCCGCAGCGAGATCGACAATCACCGACCCTGCTTTCATGCTATCAACCATCTCTTTGGTGATCAGCTTCGGTGCAGGCCTACCAGGAATAAGCGCCGTGGTGATAATGATATCAACATCTTTAGCCTGAGCTGCATACAGTTCTTCGGCTTTCTTGTTGAATTCATCAGACATTTCTTTTGCATAGCCGTCACCAGCACTGGTGTCTTCTTCGAAGTCAACTTCTAAGAAATCAGCGCCCATTGATTGCACTTGTTCTTTAACTTCAGGGCGCACATCAAATGCACGAACAATCGCTCCAAGGCTACCCGCGGCACCAATAGCCGCTAAACCTGCGACCCCTGCACCAGCAACAAGCACTTTAGCAGGCG
Encoded here:
- a CDS encoding D-alanine--D-alanine ligase, translating into MTQTTILLLCGGGSSEHEVSLVSANYLQQQLSLTPNFDVVRVEIRQDGWFNESDKLVSLDTNTATLNSEDKNLHIDFVIPCIHGFPGETGDIQSMLELAEIPYLGCGPEASTNSFNKITSKLWYDALGIKNTPYLFLSENDSHSLEKAEQALREWGSIFIKAARQGSSVGCYKVTESSQLQEAIDAAFGYSDQVLVEKAVKPRELEVAAYEYDGQLFLSQPGEVIAPSDAFYTYEEKYSADSHSITEIVAGNLTQTQLSAIEVSARKVFTQMRLRHLSRIDFFLTEDGHIYLNEVNTFPGMTPISMFPKMLANNGHQFHKFLENCVNTSLGQATPKA
- a CDS encoding tyrosine-type recombinase/integrase is translated as MQKKIPQVTDKRRLNDWRSTFGSQVTLEEFDMLTHGVYSRNSLLAMVKDWNLFSEFCQIKQVSSLPASVTVVRLFIEREAKKRKFSTLKRYAVTLSLVHRLLYDTDPVSNSLIRQLLASYRMEKFGDAKQAQGLTLNHIKELDRILTETPSPKSVRDLAIYYVMFECALKRSDLKSLSFSDLTECENHYLVSIKDHSYELSHRCSSILKLWLSVAGDNPDLCLFRAIDRHGNVSSAQMDDSSIYRVLASASDLLNLSVKFSGQSTRVGAAQHLASRGKKAKDIQEFGRWLSPAMPYQYMGLKQTAEDEKRVYKIIKPWE
- a CDS encoding DUF3319 domain-containing protein; the encoded protein is MAVTIYKGFNLKSADNTSDIWQAKIKNHVLSGSLAAVKKSIDWFCDTATIIDPKEFTSVGRKRESSGSPQAENFNGYALKNDTGEANAWYCFFNGRLIKGSKIAIQKHIEAYIIAKQKAEQQRK
- the yciH gene encoding stress response translation initiation inhibitor YciH: MSLVYSTDVGRIKPEEQVVERPKGDGIVRIQRQTKGRKGKGVCIVSGLDLADAQLKLVAAELKKVCGCGGSVKDGTIEIQGDARDKIKAHLEKKGHTVKLAGG
- a CDS encoding YoaH family protein, which codes for MFDDLSLTHEEQQKAVEKIQELMQTGMSTGQAIKLVAEQIRKEHSEKQ
- a CDS encoding conjugal transfer protein TraF: MKNNLRFLTLSIALASASASAANYAIEARGDAMGGVGVVSANFLTAPFYNPALTAIYRRNDDVGMLIPSIGLSYSDEDNMVDDLDLVAGLINEASSGDYSNIANLQSSLDSLNGDQAKLELGGVVAFAIPNQYIAANVFAKAYTESFASPDIYTEANSALPQADINTAINAELSSVNAVGIGVAEVGISLAKYQTFLGQHIAFGISPKLQRIYTYVYSADLDNYDITDIADNGTSETMFNMDAGFLWFHGPLRIGFTATNLVSRDIQTKELTKSAITSQIDPTQVRPAETLSYAYQLRPQYTVGAGLVGDYATISVDYDLNEDERFTGFDDNTQWLRVGGEIDIMRQLKLRAGYKRNLAYEDSDDTVTAGIGISPLNLFQMDIGASYTNENSMGVYLNFLGSY
- a CDS encoding DUF2861 family protein, encoding MKPLPFVALLVVCFPLAANDVGWFEENTSLTQAHQYLLEDDLDSMFGSIVKVHQQNSSTSIEEHLNRLLIHSLDVDCGKGLDNKRLPEWLASASVRRTNIQSPGRDMYNVTVSIESKKEIENIVFNRWVDKPISTDSEFASIESNSDKKTVYQKRYNLNSRIPPGLYRLDVTAVDQETWSSWIVFVHTKAKQVVRWQSKDQWSIEKNALLNENCPLPELTVALYDYVDGSYNEVWSRSYESDFPTSFEPRSIEPERYVLAVSMTNQRWQGPVLIEQSQIISKTYDVSVEE
- the vxrB gene encoding response regulator transcription factor VxrB translates to MKQTLLLVEDDKNLADGLLVSLEQAGYECLHAETIASVAQHWEKVDLVILDRQLPDGDSVEHLQSWKKLKDVPVILLTALVTIKDKVAGLDSGANDYLTKPFAEAELFARIRAQLRLPESEEVDDSKVTTPNLTIDKATREVFYHGESITLTRTEFDLLLFLASNLGRVFTRDELLDHVWGYNHFPTTRTVDTHVLQLRQKLSGLEIETLRGVGYKMKA
- the vxrA gene encoding sensor histidine kinase VxrA — encoded protein: MIKRAFQFLVLISAFTSTNVLANSLPERIDNFISYFNFEDAITSYDIRVIQAEYPTKLITPDSLLPRTAEYPLQDIQRLYRLSQSCTGKLPLSPLITEPLVFTRAICKETNLSVRWFARSGLIHPGGGSYAYRWVAKYPETKQLLEMFMHIQERPLSPPNTLLGRLQRMNQGSITALISGAKMFIEKDELWLKQGDIYYIFGANHWQSNVSKAELSFALSSESSTCFVQRGNMCWDIEDHSDILRISMIALVFANILLVAGWSAYRWNSKRQEMKSRMLVLQILTHELRTPIASLSLTVEGFRREFEHLPESVYDEFRRLCEDSRRLRQLAEASKDYLQSDNKPLNTEWVPSVSEWLEYKVADEFKGEIQFAINKDIAAKLNVYWLSNCIDNLIRNALKYGVAPILIDVTTAADRLTIKVIDQGELSHRDWRSLRKPFVSKSGLGLGLTIVESMVSRMGGKMTLVGPPTTFILEIPCETDTATR
- the pntB gene encoding Re/Si-specific NAD(P)(+) transhydrogenase subunit beta, which gives rise to MSAGLVQAAYIVAAIFFIMSLAGLSKQESARAGNYYGITGMAIALVATIFGPNTEGLAWILLAMVIGGAIGIHYAKKVEMTEMPELVAILHSFVGMAAVLVGFNSYIDPPAVISIDPADIHAEHVIHLVEVFLGVFIGAVTFTGSLVAFGKLRGIIDSSALNLPHKHKLNLVAIVASLLLMIYFVKADGSMFALLLMTLIAFAFGCHLVASIGGADMPVVVSMLNSYSGWAAAAAGFMLANDLLIVTGALVGSSGAILSYIMCKAMNRSFISVIAGGFGQEVSSSNSDEDYGEHREINAEDVADMLKNSSSVVITPGYGMAVAQAQYPVYEITEKLRALGVNVRFAIHPVAGRLPGHMNVLLAEAKVPYDIVLEMDEINDDLSSTDTVLVIGANDTVNPAALDDPSSPIAGMPVLEVWNAQNVIVFKRSMNPGYAGVQNPLFFKENTQMLFGDAKESVDAISKAL
- a CDS encoding Re/Si-specific NAD(P)(+) transhydrogenase subunit alpha; translation: MQIGVPKEILAGETRVAASPKSVEQLIKLGFEVSIETGAGSLASFDDSAYEQAGAKVTSKDDVWQADLILKVNAPIVDAESSIDEISQFKDGASLISFIWPAQNPLLMEQLSSRNINVMAMDAVPRISRAQALDALSSMANIAGYRAVVEAAHQFGRFFTGQITAAGKVPPAKVLVAGAGVAGLAAIGAAGSLGAIVRAFDVRPEVKEQVQSMGADFLEVDFEEDTSAGDGYAKEMSDEFNKKAEELYAAQAKDVDIIITTALIPGRPAPKLITKEMVDSMKAGSVIVDLAAANGGNCEYTVADQVVTTANGVKVVGYTDMVGRLPTQSSQLYATNIVNLLKLLCKEKDGTINIDFEDVVLRGVTVIKEGEVTWPAPPIQVSAQPQVKQKETVKSEAKVEEPTSPIKKVIGLGIGLAAFGWVASVAPAAFLAHFTVFILACIVGYYVVWNVSHSLHTPLMSVTNAISGIIVVGALLQIGQGSGVVTFLSFIAVLIASINIFGGFTVTKRMLEMFRKD